Proteins encoded by one window of Chryseobacterium foetidum:
- a CDS encoding c-type cytochrome: MKKLFLAGMTGLLVISCSKKETSEPQSTESKDVATSVVSNSSGQTMIETSDCLSCHSIDERMIGPSYREIAEKYSEKDIELLASKIIEGGSGVWGSVPMQPHPQFSKEDAKKMVEYILKQKK, from the coding sequence ATGAAAAAACTGTTTTTGGCTGGAATGACGGGCTTACTTGTCATTTCATGTTCTAAAAAAGAGACTTCCGAACCGCAATCTACAGAATCAAAAGATGTAGCAACTTCGGTTGTAAGCAATTCTTCGGGGCAAACCATGATTGAAACGTCTGACTGTCTGTCCTGTCACAGCATCGACGAGAGAATGATCGGTCCTTCGTACAGAGAAATTGCCGAAAAATATTCTGAAAAAGACATCGAACTGCTGGCTTCAAAAATCATTGAAGGCGGAAGTGGTGTGTGGGGAAGTGTTCCGATGCAGCCTCATCCGCAGTTTTCGAAGGAAGATGCCAAAAAAATGGTGGAATATATTCTGAAACAGAAAAAATAA
- the trpB gene encoding tryptophan synthase subunit beta, whose amino-acid sequence MKNYKNPDQNGYYGEFGGAFVPEMLYPNVEELQKNYLEIIESEEFQTEYQDLLKNYVGRATPLYFAKNLSEKYNTKVYLKREDLNHTGAHKINNALGQVLLAKRLGKKRIIAETGAGQHGVATATACALLNLECIVYMGEIDIARQAPNVGRMKMLGATVIPATSGSKTLKDAVNEALRDWINNSTTTHYVIGSVVGPHPFPDLVARFQSVISKEIKEQLFEQIGRENPDYVIACVGGGSNAAGAFYHFVEEENVKIIAAEAGGFGIESGKSAATTFLGTLGVLHGSKSLVMQTNDGQVIEPHSISAGLDYPGIGPFHANLFQEKRAEFFSINDDEALQSAFELTKLEGIIPALESAHALAVLNKKKFNEDDIVVICLSGRGDKDMETYLRVLEDGSRKIDV is encoded by the coding sequence ATGAAAAATTATAAAAACCCCGATCAAAACGGATATTATGGAGAATTCGGAGGAGCGTTCGTCCCCGAAATGCTGTATCCGAATGTCGAAGAACTTCAGAAAAATTATTTGGAAATAATCGAATCTGAAGAATTTCAAACTGAATATCAAGATTTGCTGAAAAATTATGTCGGTCGCGCTACACCACTTTACTTTGCGAAGAATTTAAGTGAAAAATACAACACCAAAGTTTATTTAAAGAGAGAAGACCTCAATCATACCGGAGCGCACAAAATCAACAATGCTCTGGGACAGGTTTTACTGGCAAAACGTTTAGGTAAAAAAAGAATCATCGCCGAAACAGGAGCCGGACAACACGGTGTCGCTACGGCCACCGCCTGTGCTTTGCTAAATCTGGAATGCATCGTTTACATGGGCGAAATCGACATTGCGAGACAGGCTCCGAATGTTGGAAGAATGAAAATGTTGGGAGCCACCGTAATTCCCGCAACGTCAGGTTCAAAAACTTTGAAAGACGCTGTGAATGAAGCTTTAAGAGATTGGATTAACAATTCAACGACAACACATTACGTGATTGGAAGCGTGGTTGGTCCACATCCGTTTCCTGATTTGGTCGCAAGATTTCAATCCGTGATTTCAAAAGAAATTAAAGAACAACTTTTCGAACAAATAGGAAGAGAAAATCCTGATTACGTGATTGCCTGTGTTGGTGGCGGAAGCAATGCTGCAGGAGCTTTCTATCATTTTGTGGAAGAAGAAAATGTGAAAATCATTGCCGCAGAGGCTGGTGGTTTCGGGATTGAATCAGGAAAATCTGCTGCGACAACTTTTTTGGGAACGTTAGGCGTTTTGCATGGAAGTAAAAGTCTGGTCATGCAGACCAACGATGGTCAGGTTATCGAGCCACACTCGATTTCTGCAGGTTTGGATTATCCTGGAATCGGGCCGTTTCACGCAAATTTGTTTCAAGAAAAACGTGCAGAATTTTTCAGCATTAATGATGATGAAGCTTTGCAATCTGCATTCGAACTGACTAAACTGGAGGGAATTATTCCAGCTTTGGAAAGTGCACATGCTTTGGCAGTTTTAAATAAAAAGAAATTTAATGAAGACGACATTGTTGTGATTTGCTTGAGCGGGCGTGGCGACAAGGATATGGAAACGTATCTGAGGGTGCTGGAAGATGGAAGTCGGAAGATAGATGTTTGA
- the trpD gene encoding anthranilate phosphoribosyltransferase, with product MKEILEYLFNHHTLSKSEAKAIMIEIAQNKFNATEVTAFVNIFLMRNITLEELEGFRQALLAMAVEVNIEAENTVDIVGTGGDGKNTINISTLASFIVAGAGQKVTKHGNYGASAITGSSNVLEALGYQFKKTSEELNQDLERANICFLHAPYFHPALQSVGALRKSLGLRTFFNLLGPLVNPAKPQFSVIGVYNLEIARIYQYLLQKDSRDFILVHGLDGYDEISLTGDSKIITKNGEEIYSSIDLGFNPVDPQNISGGSTIQESAELFKNILEGNGSPEQNAVVVANAAVALYHTKKWGSYQYCRLLAQESLESGKALISFNNLIKN from the coding sequence ATGAAAGAAATATTAGAATACCTTTTCAATCATCACACCTTATCAAAATCGGAAGCAAAAGCGATTATGATTGAAATTGCTCAAAATAAATTCAACGCAACCGAAGTCACAGCTTTCGTCAATATTTTTCTGATGCGCAATATCACTTTGGAAGAGCTCGAAGGCTTCAGACAGGCCTTGCTCGCCATGGCTGTTGAAGTGAACATCGAAGCAGAAAACACAGTCGACATCGTGGGAACCGGTGGCGACGGAAAAAACACGATCAACATTTCTACTTTAGCAAGTTTCATCGTTGCCGGAGCCGGACAAAAAGTGACCAAGCACGGGAACTACGGAGCATCAGCCATTACCGGTTCATCAAATGTTTTGGAAGCACTGGGATATCAGTTCAAAAAAACTTCCGAAGAACTCAATCAGGATCTGGAAAGAGCCAACATCTGCTTTCTCCACGCTCCCTATTTCCATCCGGCGTTACAGTCGGTGGGTGCTCTGAGAAAATCTCTGGGTCTGCGCACGTTTTTCAACCTGCTCGGTCCGTTGGTTAATCCCGCAAAACCACAGTTTTCAGTGATCGGCGTTTACAATCTTGAGATTGCCAGAATTTATCAGTATCTGCTCCAAAAAGACAGCCGCGACTTTATTTTGGTACATGGACTGGACGGTTACGACGAAATCAGCCTTACCGGAGACAGCAAAATCATCACGAAAAACGGTGAAGAAATTTATTCGTCTATAGATCTAGGTTTCAATCCTGTCGATCCTCAAAATATTTCTGGTGGCTCAACCATTCAGGAATCTGCGGAGCTGTTCAAAAATATATTGGAAGGAAATGGTTCGCCAGAGCAAAATGCCGTAGTTGTCGCCAACGCAGCAGTTGCCCTTTATCACACAAAAAAATGGGGTTCTTATCAGTATTGCCGTTTGCTCGCACAGGAAAGTTTAGAAAGCGGAAAAGCCCTGATCAGTTTCAATAATTTAATTAAAAATTAG
- the rlmF gene encoding 23S rRNA (adenine(1618)-N(6))-methyltransferase RlmF, producing MTTEKSGLHTRNLHRNSYNFDELISCVPELKHYVFTNAYGNLTINFSIPKAVKLLNKSLLQHFYQVRNWDIPDENLCPPIPGRADYIHYIADLLAGNSKEIPKGSSVKGIDIGTGANLVYPLIAHQSYGWEMLGTDINQKSLDNAQKILDENPDFSEKIQLKFQPESNFIFKNILTSQDKFTFSMCNPPFHDSEESAMKGNLRKTKNLKNSKAQKPTLNFSGQHAELWCEGGEIAFISKMIEESVLFSLQILWFTCLVSKKENLFKLNSLLKKVDALEVKTIDMAQGQKVSRILAWTFVPKNRRNSF from the coding sequence ATGACCACCGAAAAATCAGGACTGCACACAAGAAATCTTCACAGAAATTCTTATAATTTCGACGAACTGATTTCCTGTGTGCCGGAACTGAAACATTATGTTTTTACCAATGCGTACGGAAATTTAACGATCAATTTCAGTATTCCCAAAGCGGTAAAACTGTTGAACAAATCTTTGCTGCAGCATTTTTATCAGGTGAGAAACTGGGATATACCCGACGAAAATCTTTGTCCGCCCATTCCGGGACGTGCCGATTACATTCATTACATCGCCGATCTACTGGCAGGAAATTCAAAAGAAATTCCGAAAGGTTCATCAGTCAAAGGTATTGACATTGGGACGGGAGCCAATCTGGTATATCCGTTAATTGCTCATCAATCGTACGGTTGGGAAATGTTAGGAACAGACATCAATCAGAAATCTTTAGACAATGCCCAGAAGATTTTGGATGAAAATCCTGATTTTTCTGAAAAAATTCAGTTGAAATTTCAGCCGGAATCCAATTTTATCTTTAAAAATATTCTTACTTCTCAGGATAAATTCACATTTTCGATGTGCAATCCGCCTTTTCATGATTCTGAGGAATCAGCAATGAAAGGAAATCTTCGTAAGACAAAAAATCTAAAAAATTCAAAAGCTCAAAAACCTACTCTCAATTTCAGCGGACAGCATGCTGAATTATGGTGTGAAGGTGGTGAAATCGCTTTTATCTCAAAAATGATTGAGGAAAGTGTTTTATTTTCTTTACAAATTCTGTGGTTTACGTGTCTGGTTTCAAAAAAGGAAAATTTATTTAAATTAAATTCACTTTTAAAGAAAGTAGACGCTCTCGAAGTAAAAACAATCGACATGGCGCAAGGACAAAAGGTCAGCCGCATTTTAGCATGGACTTTTGTGCCTAAAAACAGAAGAAATAGTTTTTGA
- a CDS encoding anthranilate synthase component I family protein — translation MFTNKINIKTTSSKSLGDLQTPMNIYLQIRDKFRDTILLESSDAKNIDNNFSFIAVNAIAGIEIKNLHEFEVKFPNESPEKKPLEDIKVTNLLNSFSKAFVCEKTNDSIEETAQSLFGYTSFEAVPLFENIEFKPQSKEVEIPVLRYRLYQYVIAINHFNDEMHFFENQIDGVKSEIRLLKDLIKNKNALVYPFEKDGFETSNLTDEEYLELVEKAQKHCKRGDVFQLVLSRRFEQKFKGDEFNVYRALRNINPSPYLFFFDYGNYKLFGSSPESQLIIKKNRAIIHPIAGTFKRSGDFETDLQSAEALKNDPKENAEHTMLVDLARNDLGKMGKNVTVTKLKEIQLFSHVIHMVSEVTAELEEKTNPFDIVSTTFPQGTLSGAPKYKALQLINEYEKDSRGYYGGCIGMVGLNGDCNQAIMIRTFLSKNNTLFYQAGAGLVAKSVPENELEEVNNKLNALKRAVEKAEKLVTN, via the coding sequence ATGTTTACCAACAAAATCAATATAAAAACCACATCTTCAAAATCACTCGGAGACCTGCAGACTCCGATGAATATTTATCTTCAGATACGGGATAAATTCCGCGACACCATTCTTTTGGAAAGTTCAGATGCGAAAAATATCGACAACAACTTCTCCTTCATTGCTGTCAATGCCATTGCAGGAATTGAAATTAAAAACCTGCACGAGTTTGAAGTAAAATTCCCCAACGAAAGTCCGGAGAAAAAGCCGTTAGAAGACATAAAAGTAACAAATTTACTCAACAGTTTTTCCAAAGCTTTCGTCTGCGAAAAAACCAATGATTCAATTGAAGAAACTGCACAGAGTCTCTTTGGATATACAAGTTTTGAAGCCGTTCCGCTTTTTGAAAATATTGAATTTAAACCTCAAAGCAAAGAAGTTGAAATTCCGGTTTTGCGATACAGACTTTATCAGTATGTAATTGCTATTAATCATTTTAATGATGAAATGCACTTTTTTGAAAATCAAATTGACGGTGTAAAATCTGAAATTAGATTACTGAAAGATTTAATTAAAAATAAAAATGCACTCGTTTATCCTTTTGAAAAAGATGGTTTTGAGACCTCAAATCTTACCGATGAAGAATATCTGGAATTGGTTGAAAAAGCGCAGAAACACTGCAAAAGAGGCGACGTGTTTCAGTTGGTTCTGAGCAGAAGATTTGAACAGAAATTTAAAGGTGATGAATTTAATGTTTATCGTGCTTTGAGAAATATCAATCCTTCTCCTTATTTATTTTTCTTCGATTATGGAAATTATAAATTATTCGGTTCAAGCCCTGAAAGTCAGTTGATTATTAAAAAAAATAGAGCTATTATTCATCCGATTGCCGGAACTTTCAAAAGAAGCGGCGATTTTGAAACCGATTTGCAGTCTGCGGAAGCTTTAAAAAATGACCCGAAAGAAAACGCCGAACATACGATGTTAGTTGATTTGGCGAGAAATGATTTAGGGAAAATGGGCAAAAACGTAACGGTTACCAAACTGAAGGAAATTCAGCTTTTCTCACACGTGATTCACATGGTCAGCGAAGTAACGGCAGAACTGGAAGAAAAGACCAATCCATTTGACATCGTTTCTACCACATTTCCGCAGGGAACTTTGAGCGGAGCACCGAAATATAAAGCCCTTCAACTCATCAACGAATACGAAAAAGATTCCCGCGGATATTACGGCGGTTGCATCGGGATGGTCGGCTTAAACGGCGATTGCAATCAGGCAATTATGATCAGAACTTTTTTAAGTAAAAACAATACACTTTTTTATCAGGCAGGAGCAGGTTTGGTGGCGAAGTCAGTTCCTGAAAACGAATTGGAAGAAGTCAATAATAAACTGAATGCTTTGAAAAGAGCCGTTGAAAAGGCAGAGAAATTGGTGACTAATTAA
- a CDS encoding anthranilate synthase component II: protein MKDNNIATIDSQQPSTKILVFDNYDSFTYNLVQMIERISNQKVDVYRNDEISLEEIEKYDKIILSPGPGIPEEAGILLDLIKKYAPTKSILGVCLGQQAIAEAFGGNLINLTEIFHGVATSSKTIRENVKLFKDLPTEIEVGRYHSWAVNPENFPAELEITATDNDGMIMALQHRNYDVHGVQFHPESILTPYGEQIIRNFLIG from the coding sequence ATGAAAGACAATAATATAGCAACAATCGATAGTCAGCAACCATCAACCAAAATATTGGTTTTCGATAACTACGACAGCTTTACCTACAACCTTGTTCAGATGATCGAAAGAATTTCAAATCAAAAAGTAGACGTTTACCGAAACGATGAAATTTCATTGGAAGAAATCGAAAAATATGATAAAATCATCCTTTCTCCAGGTCCCGGAATTCCCGAAGAAGCAGGAATTTTATTGGATTTAATTAAAAAATATGCGCCAACAAAAAGCATTTTGGGAGTTTGTCTCGGTCAGCAGGCTATCGCAGAAGCATTTGGCGGAAATTTGATTAACCTCACCGAAATTTTTCACGGTGTGGCGACATCTTCAAAAACCATCAGGGAAAATGTAAAATTATTCAAAGATTTACCCACAGAAATTGAGGTTGGAAGATACCACAGCTGGGCAGTCAATCCTGAAAATTTTCCTGCGGAACTGGAAATCACCGCAACAGATAACGACGGAATGATCATGGCTTTGCAACACAGAAATTATGATGTTCACGGCGTACAGTTTCACCCTGAAAGTATTTTGACGCCTTATGGAGAGCAGATTATCAGAAATTTTTTAATAGGTTGA
- a CDS encoding phosphoribosylanthranilate isomerase — MESQKQEASRQTQLKVCGLTQLNHINELMVLKVDFLGFIFYEKSPRFVLNHLSLDEISTIDHHGKVGVFVNETVGKIVEISDEANLNFIQLHGDENEEYIIKLRQNLNENVKIIKVIRVGTYKSEVENELQKISNLARGKAELSEAKPLVSNLLFDTDSKAFGGTGKTFDWNILTEIKIPLPYFLSGGISLENVDQIKNLSQKPFSLDINSKFETEAGIKDIEKIKKLYEKL, encoded by the coding sequence ATGGAAAGCCAAAAGCAAGAAGCCAGTCGCCAAACGCAGCTAAAAGTCTGTGGTTTGACTCAACTCAATCACATTAACGAATTGATGGTACTAAAAGTTGATTTCTTAGGTTTTATTTTCTACGAAAAATCGCCAAGATTTGTTTTGAATCATTTGAGTTTAGATGAAATTTCAACAATAGATCATCACGGAAAAGTCGGCGTTTTTGTAAATGAAACTGTTGGAAAAATCGTTGAAATATCGGATGAAGCAAATTTAAATTTCATCCAGCTGCACGGTGATGAAAATGAAGAATATATTATTAAGTTGAGGCAGAACTTAAACGAAAATGTAAAAATTATAAAAGTAATCCGAGTTGGAACCTATAAATCGGAAGTAGAAAACGAGCTACAAAAAATCTCAAACCTCGCACGAGGCAAAGCCGAACTGAGCGAAGCTAAACCTCTAGTTTCAAATCTCTTATTCGACACCGATTCAAAAGCTTTCGGAGGAACCGGAAAAACTTTCGACTGGAATATTTTAACCGAAATCAAAATTCCACTTCCCTATTTCCTGAGCGGCGGAATTTCCTTGGAAAATGTTGATCAGATTAAAAATTTAAGTCAAAAACCATTTTCCCTCGACATCAATTCAAAATTTGAAACTGAGGCGGGAATTAAAGATATAGAAAAAATAAAAAAATTATATGAAAAATTATAA
- the trpC gene encoding indole-3-glycerol phosphate synthase TrpC gives MNILDKIIATKKQEVADSKSKISLQQLKDSEFFNRKSLSLKETLQSKSGIIAEFKRQSPSKGIINDKVSPLQVVSAYEKFGASAVSVLTDKDFFGGSFDDILNVRNHISIPILRKDFMIHDYQFYEAKAIGADVILLIAACLSSNQVSEFTELAHSLDLEVLLEIHTKDELQHINRNVDFVGINNRNLKDFKVDLQHSVHLKNMLPENTLSIAESGIYSEEDFKFLREKGFDGFLMGEYFMKDKNPENKFAEFISNVANY, from the coding sequence ATGAACATCTTAGATAAAATCATAGCCACAAAAAAACAGGAAGTCGCAGATTCAAAATCCAAAATTTCTTTGCAGCAATTGAAAGATTCAGAATTTTTCAACAGAAAATCTTTATCATTAAAAGAAACATTACAGTCAAAATCCGGAATTATCGCCGAATTTAAAAGACAGTCTCCCTCAAAAGGAATCATCAATGATAAAGTTTCTCCACTGCAGGTGGTTTCAGCTTACGAAAAATTTGGAGCGAGCGCTGTTTCAGTTTTAACGGACAAGGACTTTTTCGGTGGTAGTTTTGACGATATTTTAAACGTGAGAAATCACATCAGCATTCCCATTCTCCGGAAAGATTTTATGATTCATGATTATCAATTTTATGAGGCAAAAGCAATCGGTGCGGATGTCATTTTGCTCATTGCGGCATGTCTTTCGTCCAATCAGGTTTCAGAATTTACTGAATTGGCTCACAGTTTAGATTTAGAAGTTTTATTGGAAATTCACACCAAAGACGAACTTCAGCACATTAATAGAAACGTGGATTTCGTGGGCATCAACAACAGAAATTTAAAAGATTTTAAGGTTGATCTACAGCATTCTGTTCACCTAAAAAACATGCTTCCTGAAAACACTCTATCCATCGCAGAAAGCGGCATTTACAGCGAAGAAGATTTTAAATTTCTCAGAGAAAAAGGCTTTGATGGGTTTTTAATGGGTGAATACTTTATGAAAGATAAAAATCCGGAAAATAAATTCGCGGAATTTATTTCTAATGTAGCAAATTATTAG